Proteins from a single region of Natrinema salifodinae:
- a CDS encoding formate/nitrite transporter family protein — protein MSDEDGTENGTGEGTGEELRESIDRAASGAPAAGWAIRDRFSADEIFERVLASAAEEIAIGKQRLFFSGLAAGFAIVLTFLGHAVGVATFPDNQFLSAILYPVGFIYIILGNYQLYTEETLPPVALVLARLASLPLLFRVWGIVVIGNVIGAGLGAYLLAHGEVLSPAAMAAGAEFAAVGLEHGWWTVFNRALFAGWLVAGVVWLNHAARDTVSRLLLIYVIFYMIAAADLYHVITAACEVFYYLFVTDGSVTVVYEFWLPVFLGNTIGGVFLVTLVNYAQIEQQRFPGIRVLDARELLFSWRGGKVRAPSPGLQSDDGESESRAELREDRDE, from the coding sequence ATGAGTGACGAGGACGGAACTGAGAACGGAACCGGGGAGGGCACGGGCGAGGAACTCCGCGAATCGATCGATCGAGCCGCGTCGGGCGCGCCCGCGGCCGGCTGGGCCATCCGCGATCGCTTTTCGGCGGACGAGATCTTCGAGCGGGTCCTCGCGAGCGCCGCCGAAGAGATCGCCATCGGCAAACAGCGGCTGTTTTTCAGCGGCCTGGCCGCGGGATTCGCGATCGTCCTCACGTTCCTCGGCCACGCGGTCGGTGTGGCGACGTTCCCCGACAATCAGTTCCTCAGCGCAATCCTGTATCCGGTCGGCTTCATCTACATCATCCTGGGGAACTACCAACTGTACACGGAGGAGACGCTACCGCCGGTCGCCCTGGTGTTGGCCAGGCTCGCCAGCCTGCCGCTGCTGTTTCGCGTCTGGGGGATCGTCGTGATCGGTAACGTGATCGGCGCGGGCCTGGGCGCGTACCTCCTCGCGCACGGTGAGGTGCTCTCGCCGGCCGCGATGGCGGCGGGAGCCGAGTTCGCCGCCGTCGGACTCGAGCACGGCTGGTGGACCGTGTTCAATAGGGCCCTCTTCGCGGGCTGGCTGGTCGCCGGCGTCGTGTGGCTCAACCACGCGGCCCGCGATACGGTCTCGCGACTGCTCCTGATCTACGTCATCTTCTACATGATCGCCGCGGCGGATCTCTACCACGTGATCACGGCAGCGTGCGAGGTGTTCTACTACCTGTTCGTCACCGACGGCTCGGTGACCGTCGTCTACGAGTTCTGGCTTCCGGTATTCCTCGGAAACACAATCGGCGGCGTGTTCCTCGTCACGCTGGTGAATTACGCGCAGATCGAACAGCAGCGCTTCCCCGGCATTCGGGTGCTCGACGCGCGGGAACTGCTCTTCAGTTGGCGCGGCGGCAAGGTAAGAGCGCCGTCGCCAGGCCTGCAGTCCGACGATGGGGAATCCGAGTCGAGAGCGGAACTTCGGGAGGACCGCGACGAGTGA
- the lrp gene encoding HTH-type transcriptional regulator Lrp, with translation MTYENLDAKLVNALLGDGRASLRSLAEELDVSVTTVSNHLSDLEEEGVIEGYTPRVDYDAVGYDVTAVIQLQVEGNALPDVTDTLSDHRQMISVYEVTGDYDVIAIGKFEDTDGMNEQIKQLLTDPDIKASNTSVVLNAVSENEQFELDVSES, from the coding sequence ATGACGTACGAAAATCTCGATGCAAAACTAGTGAATGCACTTCTGGGCGACGGACGCGCGAGCCTGCGCAGCCTGGCCGAGGAGCTCGACGTCTCCGTGACGACCGTTTCGAACCACCTCTCTGATCTCGAAGAGGAAGGCGTGATCGAGGGGTACACGCCGCGGGTGGACTACGACGCCGTCGGCTACGACGTCACTGCAGTCATCCAGCTCCAGGTCGAGGGGAACGCCCTTCCCGACGTCACCGATACGCTGAGCGACCACCGCCAGATGATCTCGGTCTACGAGGTCACCGGAGACTACGACGTCATCGCCATCGGCAAGTTCGAGGATACGGACGGGATGAACGAGCAGATCAAACAGCTGTTGACCGATCCGGACATCAAGGCCTCGAACACCAGCGTCGTTCTCAACGCCGTAAGCGAGAACGAGCAGTTCGAACTCGACGTTTCCGAGTCCTGA
- a CDS encoding bile acid:sodium symporter family protein has translation MRWQSTLERIGAVTSKYFVIWVLIIAPVALYSPGTFTPIADYITPLLGIIMLGMGLTLTPDDFRRIVERPRDVFVGAMSQWLLMPAFAYLLVAVLGLPTEIGLGLLLVGAAPGGTASNVMTYLGRGDVALSVTITTVTTIAAPLVMPAWVVALAGESLSVGFADLAESIVQVVLLPVVGGLVLRYLLDRYAPLVAQVGLSIFPAVSVVAIVAIVAAVVGLNVGTILGAGVLVFLAVILHNGLGLGAGYAVGHATGMPEGRARACAFEVGLQNSGLAATLATLHFSPSAALIPALFSVWHNVSGPALATLFTQLDDEDSVAEEPTAVASD, from the coding sequence ATGCGTTGGCAATCCACCCTCGAGCGGATCGGTGCGGTCACGAGCAAGTACTTCGTCATCTGGGTGCTGATCATCGCCCCCGTAGCGCTGTACTCGCCGGGGACGTTCACCCCCATCGCGGACTACATCACGCCGCTGCTGGGGATCATCATGCTCGGGATGGGACTGACGTTGACTCCCGATGACTTCCGTCGGATCGTCGAGCGCCCGCGGGACGTATTCGTCGGCGCGATGAGCCAGTGGCTCCTGATGCCGGCGTTCGCATACCTCCTCGTCGCCGTGCTCGGCCTTCCGACGGAGATCGGACTCGGCCTGCTCCTCGTCGGCGCGGCGCCTGGCGGCACCGCCTCGAACGTGATGACCTACCTCGGGCGCGGCGACGTCGCGCTGTCGGTGACGATCACCACGGTAACGACGATCGCCGCGCCGCTCGTGATGCCCGCCTGGGTCGTCGCGCTGGCGGGCGAATCGCTCTCGGTCGGGTTCGCCGATCTGGCCGAGTCGATCGTCCAGGTCGTCCTACTTCCGGTCGTCGGCGGTCTAGTCCTGCGCTATCTGCTCGATCGGTACGCGCCGCTCGTCGCGCAGGTCGGCCTGTCGATCTTCCCCGCGGTCAGCGTGGTCGCCATCGTCGCCATCGTCGCGGCCGTCGTGGGACTCAACGTCGGGACGATCCTCGGCGCCGGCGTGCTCGTCTTCCTCGCCGTGATCCTCCACAACGGCCTCGGTCTGGGGGCGGGCTACGCCGTCGGCCACGCGACCGGAATGCCCGAGGGCCGAGCGCGAGCGTGTGCGTTCGAGGTTGGCCTCCAGAACAGCGGCCTGGCGGCGACGCTCGCCACGCTGCACTTCAGCCCCAGCGCCGCATTGATTCCGGCGCTGTTCAGCGTCTGGCACAACGTCTCCGGGCCGGCGCTGGCGACGCTGTTCACGCAACTCGACGACGAGGATTCGGTCGCGGAGGAGCCGACGGCCGTCGCCTCTGATTAA
- the thsB gene encoding thermosome subunit beta: MSQRMQQGQPMIVMSEDSQRVKDKDAQDYNISAARAVAEAVRSTLGPKGMDKMLVDSMGSVTITNDGVTILKEMDIDNPTAEMIIEVAETQEDEAGDGTTTAVAIAGELLKNAEDLLEQDIHPTAIIKGFHMASEQAREEIDDIATDVDTDDEELLRKTAETSMTGKGTEVNKEYLAELIVEAIRQVTVVDEEGENVVDLEFLNIETQTGDSAGESELLEGGIVDKDPVHDNMPSSVEDADILLLNEAIEVEETDIDTEVSVTDPDQLQQFLDREEKQLREKVDHIADLGADVVFCQKGIDDLAQHYLAKEGILAIRRAKKSDLEFLQEVVGANVVSDLGSATEADLGFGDVTRDEEDELFYVEGEDAHGVTLLLRGSTDHVVDELERGVNDALDVVAQTVSDGRVLAGGGAIEVELASRLRDYADSVSGREQLAVEAFADSLELVPRVLAENAGLDSIDTLVDLRSAHDDGDVKAGLNVFSGDVEDTFEAGVVEPAHAKEQAVTSAAEAANLVLKIDDIISAGDLSTDKGGDEEGAPGAGGMGGMGGGMGGMM; the protein is encoded by the coding sequence ATGAGCCAGCGAATGCAGCAGGGGCAGCCGATGATCGTAATGAGCGAGGACTCCCAGCGCGTCAAGGACAAGGACGCGCAGGACTACAACATCAGTGCCGCTCGCGCGGTCGCCGAGGCCGTCCGCTCGACGCTCGGCCCGAAGGGGATGGACAAGATGCTCGTCGACTCCATGGGGTCGGTGACGATCACCAACGACGGCGTCACCATCCTCAAAGAGATGGACATCGACAACCCGACGGCCGAGATGATCATCGAGGTCGCCGAAACCCAGGAGGACGAAGCGGGTGACGGTACCACGACGGCCGTCGCGATCGCCGGCGAACTCCTCAAGAATGCCGAGGACCTCCTCGAGCAGGACATCCACCCGACGGCGATCATCAAGGGCTTCCACATGGCCTCCGAGCAGGCCCGTGAGGAAATCGACGACATCGCGACCGACGTCGACACCGACGACGAGGAACTCCTCCGTAAGACCGCCGAGACGTCGATGACCGGCAAGGGCACCGAGGTCAACAAGGAGTACCTCGCGGAACTCATCGTCGAGGCCATCCGCCAGGTCACCGTCGTAGACGAGGAAGGCGAGAACGTCGTCGACCTCGAGTTCCTCAACATCGAGACCCAGACCGGCGACAGCGCCGGCGAGTCCGAACTGCTCGAAGGCGGCATCGTGGACAAGGATCCCGTCCACGACAACATGCCCAGCTCGGTCGAGGACGCCGACATTCTGCTGCTGAACGAGGCCATCGAGGTCGAGGAGACCGACATCGACACCGAGGTTTCCGTCACGGACCCGGACCAGCTCCAGCAGTTCCTCGACCGCGAGGAGAAGCAGCTCCGCGAGAAGGTCGACCACATCGCCGACCTCGGCGCGGACGTCGTCTTCTGTCAGAAGGGCATCGACGACCTCGCCCAGCACTACCTGGCCAAGGAGGGCATCCTCGCCATCCGCCGCGCCAAGAAGTCCGACCTCGAGTTCCTGCAGGAGGTCGTCGGCGCGAACGTCGTTTCCGACCTCGGGAGTGCGACCGAGGCGGACCTCGGCTTCGGTGACGTCACCCGCGACGAGGAAGACGAACTGTTCTACGTCGAGGGCGAGGACGCCCACGGCGTCACCCTCCTGCTTCGGGGCTCGACCGATCACGTCGTCGACGAACTCGAGCGCGGCGTCAATGACGCGCTCGACGTCGTCGCCCAGACCGTCTCCGACGGCCGCGTGCTGGCCGGCGGCGGCGCGATTGAAGTCGAACTTGCCTCGCGCCTGCGTGACTACGCCGACTCCGTCTCCGGCCGCGAGCAGCTGGCCGTCGAGGCCTTCGCCGACTCCCTCGAGCTCGTCCCGCGCGTGCTCGCCGAGAACGCGGGTCTGGACTCCATCGACACGCTGGTCGACCTGCGCTCCGCCCACGACGACGGCGACGTCAAGGCCGGCCTGAACGTCTTCTCCGGTGACGTCGAGGACACCTTCGAGGCTGGCGTCGTCGAGCCCGCTCACGCGAAGGAGCAGGCCGTCACCTCCGCTGCCGAGGCCGCGAACCTGGTCCTCAAGATCGACGACATCATCTCCGCCGGCGACCTGTCGACCGACAAGGGCGGCGACGAGGAAGGCGCCCCCGGCGCCGGCGGCATGGGCGGCATGGGCGGCGGCATGGGCGGCATGATGTGA
- a CDS encoding DUF7532 family protein, which translates to MHFDQRTQQALRDVGLETEDIQDASEAVVEAVETDAAALEAFFDEHDTVYSDMDMAHSSSDYPEHAVDYADITTHADEMRGWLRFDTWGVYVEDGRILDGVSKSEDSEAHQTWADVDYVELTLGPTINDRVRFAADREQLR; encoded by the coding sequence ATGCATTTCGACCAGCGAACCCAGCAGGCGCTTCGCGACGTCGGCCTCGAGACGGAGGACATCCAGGACGCCTCCGAGGCGGTCGTCGAGGCCGTCGAGACGGACGCAGCGGCGCTCGAGGCGTTCTTCGACGAGCACGACACCGTCTACTCGGACATGGACATGGCGCACTCGAGTTCCGACTACCCGGAACACGCGGTCGACTACGCCGACATCACGACCCACGCCGACGAGATGCGCGGGTGGCTCCGGTTCGACACCTGGGGCGTCTACGTCGAGGACGGGCGCATTCTCGACGGCGTTTCCAAGTCCGAGGACTCGGAAGCTCATCAGACGTGGGCCGACGTTGACTACGTCGAACTGACGCTCGGGCCGACGATCAACGACCGGGTGCGGTTCGCCGCCGACCGCGAGCAACTACGGTGA
- a CDS encoding DUF402 domain-containing protein, producing MTTARVRGIYTTALTRLLSEAGVEVVQASEPIRERFDRSFETEPADASLETTRDRQAVEISGEPDAVETVADELAGLAIDTFRWEADAPRGAVFDAAVIEAGGGSGAVVDLGDGRRGYLKYDDVDGYVDAGNRYRVQVREPAPPWDDDRPLVAPTLAVEDGLCTLSRDRSGVSAALRGERADELVGMTDLLSVDVPEGWGLRWQQAAADANLEAMGTALERAVDRVRALEDALADAPDEPGEPGLHAAPRTTAWCWFGRESRFALDDYRRRVETTMPGHHRTKAADRAASAAVDFAEAICESTGAGAIGGDESGDDDRFPFAAVARQFGPVRGDRLEIGHGKPDGRRISLGRGEVTDWDPEGALTLERSMRGGGTYDALGVSKEEGDVAVTKFREGRWWYPTTYKAADGTAKGTYVNVCTPVELFPETIRYVDLYVDVIRGADGTVEIVDADELDAAVDDGLVSASLAEKATSVAEAVERALSK from the coding sequence ATGACGACGGCTCGCGTCCGCGGCATCTACACCACGGCGCTCACGCGGCTCCTGAGCGAGGCCGGCGTCGAGGTCGTCCAGGCCTCCGAACCGATCCGGGAGCGCTTCGACCGATCCTTCGAGACCGAACCGGCGGACGCGTCCCTCGAGACGACCCGCGACCGCCAGGCCGTCGAGATCTCGGGCGAGCCGGACGCGGTCGAGACGGTCGCTGACGAACTCGCCGGCCTGGCGATCGATACCTTCCGGTGGGAGGCCGACGCGCCCCGCGGGGCGGTCTTCGACGCGGCGGTGATCGAGGCCGGCGGCGGGAGCGGCGCCGTCGTCGACCTCGGCGACGGCCGGCGCGGCTACCTCAAATACGACGACGTCGACGGCTACGTTGACGCCGGGAACCGCTATCGGGTCCAGGTCCGCGAGCCCGCGCCGCCGTGGGACGACGACCGCCCGCTCGTGGCGCCGACCCTCGCGGTCGAGGACGGGCTCTGTACGCTCTCGAGGGACCGCAGCGGCGTTTCCGCGGCGCTGCGCGGCGAGCGCGCGGACGAACTCGTCGGCATGACCGACCTGCTCTCGGTCGACGTCCCCGAGGGCTGGGGGCTGCGCTGGCAGCAAGCGGCCGCCGACGCGAATCTCGAGGCGATGGGAACCGCGCTCGAACGCGCCGTTGACCGCGTCCGCGCGCTCGAGGATGCGCTGGCGGACGCGCCGGACGAACCGGGCGAGCCCGGTCTCCACGCCGCGCCGCGGACGACGGCCTGGTGCTGGTTCGGCCGCGAGTCCAGGTTTGCCTTAGACGACTACCGGCGGCGCGTCGAGACGACGATGCCGGGCCACCACCGGACGAAGGCCGCCGATCGGGCCGCGAGCGCGGCGGTCGACTTCGCAGAGGCGATCTGCGAGTCGACCGGAGCCGGTGCGATAGGCGGCGACGAGTCCGGCGACGACGACCGGTTTCCCTTCGCCGCCGTCGCCCGACAGTTCGGCCCCGTCCGGGGCGACCGCCTCGAAATCGGCCACGGCAAACCCGACGGCCGTCGCATCTCGCTCGGCCGCGGCGAGGTGACCGACTGGGACCCCGAGGGGGCGCTGACGCTCGAGCGCTCGATGCGCGGCGGCGGCACCTACGACGCACTCGGCGTCTCGAAGGAGGAGGGCGACGTCGCCGTGACGAAGTTCCGCGAGGGACGCTGGTGGTACCCGACGACATACAAGGCCGCCGACGGGACCGCGAAGGGCACCTACGTCAACGTCTGTACGCCCGTCGAACTGTTCCCCGAAACGATCCGGTACGTCGATCTCTACGTCGACGTGATTCGCGGGGCCGACGGGACCGTCGAGATCGTCGACGCCGACGAACTGGACGCGGCGGTCGACGACGGCCTGGTCTCGGCGAGCCTGGCCGAGAAGGCGACGTCCGTGGCGGAAGCCGTCGAGCGCGCGCTCTCGAAGTGA
- a CDS encoding aldo/keto reductase, whose translation MQYSELGDSGVEVSEVGFGAWTVGTDWWGDRSEEDAIEMLQYAVDQGITYFDTGDVYGHGRSEELVGQALSEVRDEVTIATKVGYDFYNNPQAGHGELPKEMEPAYLREAVEESLDRLGVDSVDVLQLHNADVEEITPDVLELLDELEEEGKIDARGVALGPSIGWLAEGDFAIEEEFDSVQLVWNMLEQEVGNHFLETIEETGSATSLIPRVPHSSGILNEQVTPDTELGEGDHRGFRPDEWYETGWEKLEKLRFLERAEPRSADGSSGLRGDETASNETATPSRGPRERDGERTMGQASIAWLLSHEPVATVTPTFRTKDDIDEWAAASDVPKLSAEELARVEELYEDDFGIDRDDGMDSLRTSVDGEDIEAAGLDKLAAD comes from the coding sequence ATGCAATACAGCGAACTGGGCGACTCGGGAGTCGAGGTCAGCGAGGTCGGCTTCGGCGCCTGGACAGTCGGAACCGACTGGTGGGGGGACCGCTCCGAGGAGGACGCGATCGAGATGCTCCAGTACGCCGTCGACCAGGGTATCACCTACTTCGACACGGGCGACGTCTACGGCCACGGCCGCAGCGAGGAACTGGTCGGCCAGGCGCTGTCCGAAGTCCGCGACGAGGTCACGATCGCGACCAAGGTCGGCTACGACTTCTACAACAACCCGCAGGCCGGCCACGGCGAACTCCCCAAGGAGATGGAGCCGGCGTACCTCCGCGAGGCCGTCGAGGAGAGCCTCGATCGGCTCGGCGTGGACTCCGTCGACGTCCTTCAGCTTCACAACGCCGACGTCGAAGAGATCACGCCGGACGTCCTCGAACTGCTGGACGAACTCGAGGAGGAGGGGAAGATCGACGCCCGCGGCGTCGCGCTCGGGCCGTCCATCGGCTGGCTCGCCGAGGGCGACTTCGCGATCGAGGAGGAGTTCGACTCCGTCCAGCTCGTCTGGAATATGCTCGAACAGGAGGTCGGCAACCACTTCCTCGAGACGATCGAAGAGACGGGCTCCGCGACGAGCCTGATCCCCCGCGTCCCCCACTCCTCGGGGATCCTCAACGAGCAGGTCACGCCCGACACCGAACTCGGCGAGGGCGATCACCGCGGCTTCCGCCCCGACGAGTGGTACGAGACCGGCTGGGAGAAACTCGAAAAGCTGCGCTTCCTCGAGCGCGCGGAGCCACGGTCCGCGGACGGTTCGAGCGGGCTGCGAGGCGATGAGACCGCCTCGAACGAGACGGCAACGCCGTCTCGCGGCCCGCGAGAGCGCGACGGCGAGCGCACGATGGGCCAGGCGTCGATCGCCTGGTTGCTTTCTCACGAGCCGGTCGCGACCGTCACCCCAACCTTCCGGACGAAAGACGACATCGACGAGTGGGCGGCCGCCAGCGACGTGCCGAAGCTCTCCGCGGAGGAGCTGGCCCGCGTCGAGGAACTCTACGAGGACGACTTCGGCATCGACCGCGACGACGGGATGGACTCGCTGCGTACGTCCGTCGACGGCGAGGACATCGAGGCGGCGGGCCTGGACAAGCTCGCAGCCGACTGA
- a CDS encoding acyltransferase: MTKRYVSLPDEAEAGMREFIDEVDRRLSSDEDTCSVVEDVLIDLSGDREAYERWQNGDSVSTAERVRLQSYDPCNTTLESEYYAEKDEERFRRSKHLQWLWRQFDSLPIADNVEFALRFRRMLADHLFEECGDNCRFFKGISFTYGHNITIGDNTVVHDDVHLDDRGKLTIGDRVSISDGVHVYSHDHDVVDQTEVRNYHTTVEDDVRLTYDSMVQAGNKVGENSIVGARGVVQHDIPAHHIAVGMPAKSVKIKPGWEDVATPIEEAGINRQEERHIKYDLPDDLDVFDEFGRDLQPPR, encoded by the coding sequence ATGACAAAGCGGTACGTCTCGCTCCCCGACGAGGCGGAGGCGGGAATGCGCGAGTTCATCGACGAGGTCGATCGACGCCTCTCGAGCGACGAGGACACCTGTTCGGTCGTCGAGGACGTCCTGATCGACCTCTCGGGCGACCGTGAAGCTTACGAGCGCTGGCAGAACGGGGACTCGGTCTCGACGGCCGAGCGCGTCCGCCTGCAGAGCTACGACCCCTGTAACACGACCCTCGAAAGCGAGTACTACGCCGAGAAGGACGAAGAGCGGTTCCGCCGCTCGAAGCACCTCCAGTGGCTCTGGCGGCAGTTCGACAGCCTGCCGATCGCGGACAACGTCGAGTTCGCGCTCCGATTCCGCCGGATGCTCGCCGATCACCTCTTCGAGGAGTGCGGTGACAATTGCCGCTTCTTCAAGGGGATCTCCTTCACCTACGGCCACAACATCACGATCGGGGACAACACCGTCGTCCACGACGATGTCCACCTCGACGACCGCGGGAAACTCACCATCGGCGACCGCGTTTCGATCTCCGACGGCGTCCACGTCTACAGCCACGACCACGACGTCGTCGACCAGACCGAGGTCCGAAACTACCACACGACCGTCGAGGACGACGTCCGCCTCACCTACGATTCGATGGTTCAGGCGGGCAACAAGGTCGGCGAGAACTCCATCGTCGGGGCCCGCGGCGTCGTCCAGCACGACATCCCGGCCCACCACATCGCGGTCGGTATGCCCGCCAAAAGCGTCAAGATCAAGCCCGGCTGGGAGGACGTCGCCACACCGATCGAGGAGGCGGGTATCAACCGTCAGGAAGAGCGCCACATCAAGTACGATCTGCCCGACGATCTCGACGTCTTCGACGAATTCGGTCGCGACCTCCAGCCGCCCCGCTGA
- a CDS encoding TraB/GumN family protein — MAESPPFADSFDDPRITRQFCRRLPNPAGDLILLGVVHDHPASVARVERVLDRIDPDALALELPTAAVPLYRAYARDGDAGDAPPRFGGEMSAAIRAASDADIVGIDAPNWSFCRRLVTRLIGDRVSPATARRVLSGLGGATREALTCRVAATLTHATSMTVACDDPIEYDCDPADPPTRQAAHERSHVAGVQALLGSVGTDDSALAYRDETRERCMIDRLEALRSEPGDVVAVVGIDHLERLATGLSESKANPDAEAEPVVETDAEAEPDAEAKTDVDAEAA, encoded by the coding sequence ATGGCCGAGTCCCCGCCCTTCGCTGACTCGTTCGATGACCCCCGTATCACTCGCCAGTTCTGCCGCCGACTTCCGAACCCGGCCGGCGATCTGATCCTCCTTGGCGTCGTCCACGACCACCCCGCCAGCGTCGCGCGCGTCGAACGCGTCCTCGACCGCATCGACCCGGACGCCCTCGCGCTCGAACTTCCGACCGCCGCCGTCCCGCTGTACCGGGCCTACGCTCGCGACGGCGACGCGGGCGACGCGCCGCCGCGGTTCGGCGGCGAGATGAGCGCCGCAATCCGCGCCGCTTCCGACGCCGACATCGTCGGCATCGACGCCCCGAACTGGTCGTTCTGCCGTCGGCTCGTGACCCGACTGATCGGCGATCGCGTCTCACCCGCGACGGCCAGGCGCGTCCTCTCGGGCCTCGGCGGGGCAACCCGCGAAGCCCTGACCTGCCGCGTGGCCGCGACCTTGACCCACGCGACCTCGATGACCGTCGCCTGCGACGACCCGATCGAGTACGACTGCGACCCCGCCGATCCGCCGACGCGCCAGGCGGCCCACGAGCGGTCCCACGTCGCCGGCGTGCAGGCGCTGCTCGGCAGCGTCGGTACGGACGATAGCGCCCTGGCCTACCGGGACGAGACGCGCGAGCGGTGTATGATCGATCGCCTCGAGGCGCTTCGATCGGAGCCGGGCGACGTCGTCGCGGTCGTCGGTATCGACCACTTAGAGCGGCTCGCGACGGGTCTCTCGGAATCGAAAGCGAACCCGGACGCGGAAGCGGAACCTGTCGTGGAAACGGACGCGGAAGCGGAACCGGATGCAGAAGCGAAAACGGACGTGGATGCGGAAGCGGCGTAA
- a CDS encoding HalOD1 output domain-containing protein, whose product MNGHPPRASQSRSPPLYRAAHDPDGPAALSTTVIHALADCMGVDVTDSRVSLYDTVDPEALDALFRPRHDGTPRSGGTLSFVVNDHYVRIRGDGEILIEPPARR is encoded by the coding sequence ATGAACGGACACCCGCCCCGCGCTTCGCAGTCTCGCTCTCCACCCCTGTATCGCGCCGCTCACGATCCCGACGGACCGGCCGCGCTCAGTACGACCGTGATCCACGCGCTGGCCGACTGTATGGGCGTCGACGTGACAGATAGCCGCGTCTCGCTGTACGACACCGTCGATCCCGAGGCGCTGGACGCGCTCTTTCGGCCGCGCCACGACGGCACACCCCGTAGCGGCGGCACGCTCTCGTTCGTCGTCAACGATCACTACGTGCGGATCAGGGGCGACGGCGAGATCCTGATCGAACCGCCCGCTCGCCGCTGA
- a CDS encoding NUDIX hydrolase, whose translation MNDVTYVPKACAYITRGTDELLVFEGPGHDGLQIPKGTLEPGESPRTALFREIREESGLGTLNATRHLATDVWTRREHPPKRYVRHFFHATVHEPRDRWTHTVTDGGQEHGAEFDFWWVHPATTDRAFALDLDDYVDLLPSVSGPGDGDVASVTD comes from the coding sequence ATGAACGACGTCACCTACGTCCCGAAGGCGTGCGCCTACATCACCCGCGGGACGGACGAGCTGTTGGTCTTCGAGGGGCCCGGTCACGATGGGCTCCAGATCCCGAAAGGAACGCTCGAGCCGGGCGAGTCCCCGCGGACGGCGCTGTTCCGGGAGATCCGCGAGGAGAGCGGGCTCGGAACGCTGAACGCGACGCGCCATCTCGCGACCGACGTCTGGACCCGTCGCGAGCACCCGCCGAAGCGGTACGTCCGCCACTTCTTCCACGCGACGGTTCACGAACCCCGCGATCGGTGGACCCACACCGTCACCGACGGCGGCCAGGAACACGGCGCCGAGTTCGACTTCTGGTGGGTCCATCCGGCGACTACCGACCGGGCGTTCGCGCTCGATCTCGACGATTACGTTGACCTGCTGCCGTCCGTCAGCGGGCCCGGAGACGGGGACGTCGCGAGCGTGACGGACTGA
- a CDS encoding DUF7577 domain-containing protein: MELWGWLIGYVALFALLHLLLYYLYARRDEDGERAPSLADPNRAGIQSSPGPDRYPRASDDLGDADQAEADDDHDLEFDGETMRCPHCGVRNEADQTFTYCWNCISTLRR; the protein is encoded by the coding sequence ATGGAGCTCTGGGGCTGGCTCATCGGGTACGTGGCGCTGTTCGCGCTCCTTCATCTGTTACTGTACTACCTGTACGCCCGGCGCGACGAGGACGGAGAGCGCGCGCCGTCGCTCGCCGATCCCAACCGCGCCGGCATTCAGTCGTCGCCTGGCCCCGACCGCTATCCCCGCGCGTCCGACGACCTCGGCGACGCCGACCAGGCGGAGGCGGACGACGATCACGACCTGGAGTTCGATGGGGAGACGATGCGATGTCCCCACTGCGGCGTGCGAAACGAGGCCGACCAGACGTTTACGTACTGTTGGAACTGTATCTCGACGCTACGGCGGTGA